A stretch of the Salmo salar chromosome ssa20, Ssal_v3.1, whole genome shotgun sequence genome encodes the following:
- the LOC123729263 gene encoding transmembrane protease serine 13 encodes MAKHDPYELPPPYYSVEVQTVPPLQSYEEAFYGAGPRHTPPNQLHYIPQHPPPVAAQHICQPSISLPDNKKKHKCCHRSAKCFGGSAGIVLLLLLAIAIWLGVRYGTRLATAAATLDHHDSEDEGHHEKQLSMPVHDTCSNSTVQCDALRDCQLGTDESSCVRFGADGALQVRTSQDGRFLPVCYQGWDQSYANRTCAQLGFRKSFATKAVKSQQSIGLTLNNRSSLPIQGQVNVSSSCPDQNTVSLQCVDCGRQQLSSRIIGGSVAKLGQWPWQLSLHFGGSHVCGGILVSPDFVVTAAHCFLGPLPPVLDASKWRVYGGVVTQDKLPSPYLVEKIIVNENYNNVTNDQDIAILKLASPVDFTNAVQPACLPAFDQTFPHGTKCWTSGFGTTDEGAAKPSKDLMEVAVDIIDVRVCNSSKVYSGSVSNNMLCAGDLNGGRDSCQGDSGGPLVCQASNNLWQLVGVTSWGSGCGQSNRPGVYTKVSSLLPWIYSKMQLESP; translated from the exons ATGGCAAAGCATGACCCT TACGAGCTCCCTCCTCCATACTACTCTGTTGAGGTACAAACCGTCCCGCCCCTCCAGTCCTATGAAGAGGCATTCTATGGAGCGGGTCCAAGGCACACTCCTCCcaaccagctacactacatccCCCAGCACCCCCCACCAGTGGCTGCGCAACACATCTGCCAGCCCAGTATAT CTCTTCCTGACAACAAGAAGAAACACAAATGCTGCCACCGTAGTGCCAAGTGCTTTGGTGGGTCAGCAGGCATCGTTCTGCTGCTCCTCCTGGCCATTGCCATCTGGCTCGGAG tgCGTTACGGTACCAGGTTGGCAACAGCGGCTGCCACCCTCGACCACCATGACAGTGAGGATGAGGGGCACCATGAGAAGCAGTTGAGCATGCCTGTTCATGACACCTGCTCCAACTCCACCGTCCAATGTGACGCTCTGCGGGACTGCCAACTGGGCACGGatgagtccagctgtg tgagGTTTGGGGCGGACGGTGCTCTACAGGTCAGAACGTCTCAGGACGGTCGTTTTCTCCCAGTGTGTTACCAGGGATGGGACCAGAGCTACGCCAACCGAACCTGTGCCCAACTGGGCTTCAGAAA GTCCTTTGCAACCAAGGCAGTGAAATCCCAGCAGTCCATTGGTCTAACCCTGAACAACAGATCGTCTTTACCCATCCAGGGCCAGGTCAATGTCAG CTCGTCCTGCCCTGACCAGAATActgtctctctgcagtgtgttg ATTGTGGACGTCAACAGTTGTCCTCTCGGATCATAGGGGGCAGTGTTGCCAAGCTGGGCCAATGGCCCTGGCAACTCTCTCTACACTTTGGTGGATCACACGTCTGTGGAGGGATCCTGGTGTCCCCTGACTTTGTGGTGACAGCTGCCCACTGCTTCCTCGG GCCGCTCCCTCCGGTTCTTGATGCCAGTAAGTGGCGTGTGTACGGAGGAGTGGTGACACAAGACAAGCTTCCTTCTCCCTACCTCGTAGAGAAGATCATCGTGAATGAGAACTACAACAATGTAACCAACGACCAGGACATCGCCATACTGAAGCTGGCCTCACCAGTGGACTTCACTA ATGCAGTTCAGCCTGCCTGTTTGCCAGCCTTTGACCAGACATTCCCCCATGGAACCAAATGCTGGACCTCGGGATTCGGAACAACAGATGAGGGGGCAG CGAAACCCTCCAAAGACTTGATGGAGGTGGCCGTTGACATCATCGACGTGCGTGTGTGTAACAGCTCCAAAGTATACTCTGGCAGTGTGTCCAACAACATGCTGTGTGCCGGAGATCTCAACGGGGGCAGGGACTCCTGTCAG GGAGACAGTGGTGGTCCTCTGGTGTGCCAAGCCAGTAACAACCTTTGGCAGCTGGTGGGCGTGACCAGCTGGGGCAGCGGCTGTGGGCAGAGTAACAGGCCGGGGGTCTACACCAAGGTGTCTAGCCTACTGCCCTGGATCTACAGCAAGATGCAG CTGGAAAGTCCGTGA